In the genome of Caulobacter flavus, the window GCCAGGGCGGCCGCCGCGTCCATCCGGGTCAGGTCCGACCGAGCCGACAGACGGGCGTCCATCGAACCTGAGACGTCGACCAGGATGATCGTCCGCCCGTCGAAGATCGCGCCCTCCAGCACGGTCTCGGCCAGCGCCTGGTCGAGCCAGGGCTCGAACCGCGGCGCGGCCCGGGCGGCCGCCACGTAGCGGAAGGGCAGAACCCGTTCCGCGCCGCGACGCGCCAGGATCGCTTCCTTGACCAGGGCCTCGTCGACGCCCGCCTGGTCCATGTTCCGGAGGTTCCGGAGCAGGGCCAGGTAGCCCAGCTTCTTCTCGGCCAGCAGGCGCTGGAAGGTCTCGCGCTTGTTGGCGCCGCCCGACAGGGCGACTTCCCAGGTGTCCGGCGCGGCCAGCGAGCGATCGGCGACCTGCTTCCACAGGGCCGCCTGCGCCTCGTCCTTCGGCTTGGCGTGGACGAGGAACAGCACGTCGCGCAGCTTCACCGGGCCGTCGCGGTCGTACTTGGCCAGCTGGTAGGCGTCGAACTTGCCGAAGGCGGCCGCGAGGCCCTTCTTCATCTGCTTGCTGAGCGGCTTGCGGCCGTGGCGCCAGTACAGCGCCAGGAACTCGGTGAGTTCGTCGGCGCGCTGGATCACCCGCTCGATCGTCTGGGCGACCAGCGGCGTGCCCGAACCCGTGCGGGTCAGGGCGACGAGCAGCATCAGCGGCGCGTGGCGCAGCTTGAAGATCTCGCGCGCCTCGATCGCGAGATCGGCCGTGACCCGCGGCGCGACCGTCCCCGCCAGGGCGGCGATGCGGTCGGCGATGGCCAGGCCGTCCTCGTAGAACTCGTCCTCCCAGAGGAGGCACGAGAGCACCGAGCGGCGCAGTTGTTGTTCAGCCGTGAGGATCACGGCGGGGGCGCCCTCGAAGGTGACGTCGGGGCGCTTGGCGAAGATGTTGAAGCGCATGGCGCTCTTCTCCTGACGTCGCTTGGGGTTTCCAGGCCGGTCGGGAGACGGACGAGACGTCCAGGCCCCGACGGCCGAAACCGGCGTCGGGGAGGTCTAGGGCGGGCAGCCCTGCGGACGTTCAAACTTCAGATTGCTCGAAGTCATGGTCTCGTTCGTCGCCTGATCGGGTCTCCGCGACGCCGGCGGCGTCTCTTCGAAGACCGGGGTTCTGTAGTTCGTTTTGTTGCATGGTGCAACGGATAATTCAGGAAAAACGTCGACGGGGAACACTCGGCTCGGGAGGGCGCTTCCGCCAGGTGTTCGCGCACCCGGACAGGGACTTTCGTCCCGGCCGCCCTTTCGGTGGAGCGATGAACCCGGTTGGCCATCACCGCCGTCGACGATCTTTCCGGGGAACAGGCGCACCGCGGGCCTCCCTCTCGCGAGGGAACGGAGCGCAGCTTTCGCCCGCCTGCCGTCACCCGAAGAATCCGCTGTGCTACGCCGCCGGATAGACTTGATTTCCCGAGGGGGAATATTCGGAAACGGAGTGGCGCTCTACCAGGCTGAGCTACGTCCGGCTTGCGCCGTCCGGAGGGATTTGAACCCTCGACCTCCCGTTGCGGACGAAGAAACCGTTTCCTGCGCCGCCCTCGGTTCCCGCCGCCGAAGCGA includes:
- a CDS encoding vWA domain-containing protein; protein product: MRFNIFAKRPDVTFEGAPAVILTAEQQLRRSVLSCLLWEDEFYEDGLAIADRIAALAGTVAPRVTADLAIEAREIFKLRHAPLMLLVALTRTGSGTPLVAQTIERVIQRADELTEFLALYWRHGRKPLSKQMKKGLAAAFGKFDAYQLAKYDRDGPVKLRDVLFLVHAKPKDEAQAALWKQVADRSLAAPDTWEVALSGGANKRETFQRLLAEKKLGYLALLRNLRNMDQAGVDEALVKEAILARRGAERVLPFRYVAAARAAPRFEPWLDQALAETVLEGAIFDGRTIILVDVSGSMDARLSARSDLTRMDAAAALASIVPGDVRVFTFSNGVVEVPPRRGMAGVDAVIRSQAHGGTELGKAIHKINALPHDRLIVVTDEQSADRVPAPKAAKAYMINVASARNGVGYGERWVHLDGFSEAVLGFVREHERLTAEAR